The Vicia villosa cultivar HV-30 ecotype Madison, WI linkage group LG1, Vvil1.0, whole genome shotgun sequence genome includes a region encoding these proteins:
- the LOC131624892 gene encoding gamma-glutamyl peptidase 5-like, producing MLEKERNKRYGILMCGEDSEYLLKRHGGCYGFFTKMLAEEGETWDLYKVVNGEFPQEDDVCLYDGFVITGSCHDAHANDPWILKLLSLIHTLNSFNKKILGICFGHQIIGRALGGKVVRSTAGWDIDVTTINLLQSSYSNKSLNLPSKLSLFQCHRDEVRDLPEEVEIIGWSEKTKIEMFRYGNHMLGIQGHPEFTIDILFHLIDRLTHRNLIEEAFALNAKVKAMLRKPDSEAWKTLCLTFFKGQL from the exons ATGTTAGAAAAAGAGAGGAACAAAAGATATGGAATCTTAATGTGTGGAGAGGATTCAGAGTACTTGTTAAAGAGACATGGAGGTTGTTATGGTTTCTTCACAAAAATGTTGGCGGAGGAAGGAGAAACATGGGACCTATACAAGGTTGTAAATGGAGAATTTCCTCAAGAAGATGATGTTTGTTTGTACGATGGTTTTGTCATCACAGGAAGCTGTCATGATGCACATGCCAATGACCCTTGGATCCTTAAACTCCTCTCTCTCATTCACACTTTGAATTCTTTCAACAAAAAAATTCTTGGCATTTGCTTTGGCCATCAG ATAATTGGGAGAGCACTAGGAGGAAAAGTTGTTCGTTCTACAGCTGGTTGGGATATTGATGTCACTACCATCAACTTGTTACAATCATCTTATTCAAATAAATCCCTTAACTTACCATCAAAACTTTCACTCTTCCAATGTCATCGTGATGAG GTTCGAGATTTGCCCGAAGAAGTTGAGATTATTGGTTGGTCTGAGAAAACTAAAATTGAGATGTTTAGATATGGAAATCACATGTTAGGTATTCAAGGTCATCCGGAATTCACCATTGACATATTATTTCATCTCATTGATCGTCTCACTCATCGTAATTTAATTGAG GAAGCTTTTGCTTTGAACGCAAAAGTAAAAGCAATGTTACGGAAGCCAGACTCAGAAGCATGGAAAACACTCTGTCTCACATTTTTTAAAGGACAATTATGA